A genomic window from Camelus ferus isolate YT-003-E chromosome 9, BCGSAC_Cfer_1.0, whole genome shotgun sequence includes:
- the IRX3 gene encoding iroquois-class homeodomain protein IRX-3, which yields MSFPQLGYQYIRPLYPPERPGAAAGSGSAGARGGPGAGASELAASGSLSNVLSSVYGAPYAAAAAAAAAAQGYGAFLPYAAELPIFPQLGTQYELKDSPGVQHPAAATAFPHPHPAFYPYGQYQFGDPSRPKNATRESTSTLKAWLNEHRKNPYPTKGEKIMLAIITKMTLTQVSTWFANARRRLKKENKMTWAPRSRTDEEGNAYGSEREEEDEEEDEEDSKRELDLEEEELAGEEEDTGGECLADDDEDEEIDLENLDGAAAGPELALTGAAHRDDDLGLGPISDSKNSDSDDSSEGLEERPLPVLSLAPAPPPMAAAPPSPPSPPAGLDPCAPAPAPASALQKPKIWSLAETATSPDNPRRSPPGAGGSPPGAAVAPPALQLSPAAAAAHRLVSAPLGKFPAWTNRPFPGPPAGARPHPLSLLGSAPPHLLGLPGAAGHPAAAAAFARSAEPEGGTDRCSALEVEKKLLKTAFQPVPRRPQNHLDAALVLSALSSS from the exons ATGTCCTTCCCCCAGCTCGGATACCAGTACATCCGCCCGCTCTACCCACCCGAGCGCCCGGGGGCCGCCGCCGGCAGTGGCAGCGCTGGGGCCCGGGGCGGCCCGGGAGCCGGAGCCTCGGAGCTGGCCGCCTCGGGGTCTCTGTCCAACGTGCTCTCGTCCGTGTACGGGGCGCCCTACGccgcggcggcagcggcggccgccgccgcccaAGGCTACGGCGCCTTCCTGCCCTACGCCGCGGAGCTGCCCATCTTCCCGCAGCTG GGCACGCAGTATGAGCTGAAAGACAGCCCGGGGGTGCAGCATCCGGCCGCGGCCACCGCGTTTCCACACCCGCACCCCGCCTTCTACCCATATGGCCAGTACCAGTTCGGCGACCCGTCCCGTCCCAAGAACGCCACCCGGGAGAGCACTAGCACTCTCAAGGCCTGGCTCAACGAGCACCGCAAGAACCCCTACCCCACCAAGGGCGAGAAGATCATGCTGGCCATTATCACCAAGATGACCCTCACGCAGGTGTCCACCTGGTTCGCCAACGCGCGCCGGCGCctcaagaaggaaaacaagatgaCTTGGGCGCCCCGCAGTCGCACTGACGAGGAGGGCAACGCTTACGGGAGCGAGCGCGAGGAGGAAGacgaggaggaggatgaagaagaCAGCAAACGCGAActggacctggaggaggaggagctcgcgggggaggaggaggacaccGGGGGCGAATGCCTGGCGGACGACGATGAGGATGAGGAGATCGATTTGGAGAACTTGGACGGCGCGGCCGCCGGGCCTGAGCTGGCCCTGACTGGGGCGGCGCACAGGGACGACGACCTCGGCCTGGGACCCATTTCAGACTCCAAGAATAGTGACTCGGACGACAGCTCCGAGGGCTTGGAGGAGCGTCCACTGCCCGTCCTGAGTCTGGCCCCAGCGCCACCGCCGATGGCCGCGGCTCCGCCATCTCCGCCCTCGCCCCCAGCGGGCCTGGACCCCTGCGCTCCTGCACCAGCGCCCGCTTCCGCCCTGCAGAAACCCAAGATCTGGTCCCTGGCCGAGACGGCCACAAGCCCGGACAACCCGCGCCGTTCGCCCCCGGGCGCGGGGGGTTCTCCCCCCGGCGCAGCGGTCGCgcccccagctctgcagctctCTCCGGCCGCCGCCGCGGCTCACAGACTCGTCTCGGCGCCGCTGGGCAAGTTCCCCGCTTGGACCAACCGGCCGTTCCCAGGTCCGCCGGCCGGCGCACGCCCGCACCCGCTCTCCCTGCTCGGCTCGGCCCCTCCACACCTGCTGGGACTTCCCGGAGCCGCGGGCcaccctgccgccgccgccgccttcgCTCGGTCGGCGGAGCCCGAAGGCGGAACAG ATCGCTGTAGTGCCTTGGAAGTGGAGAAAAAGTTACTCAAGACAGCTTTCCAGCCGGTGCCCAGGCG GCCCCAGAACCACCTGGACGCAGCTCTGGTCTTATCGGCTCTCTCCTCATCctag
- the LOC116665753 gene encoding collagen alpha-1(I) chain-like isoform X4: protein MGSGEEKAGPLELSIPGPMAAGGRRRVQPRGRSSRGLVSALEGICICPGIRTPSIPGSAGPWPPEPPWNGLPLPTSRQGLGAPPWVPRSDGETLGETLPTLLSARERLPEWPGQRLAKKRGVGAQPGLGTRCGPGRAARRAPGSPTPSLHRPHLARAPGSPSSPRCAAPRTAWIGKPGAQRE from the exons ATGGGAAGCGGGGAAGAAAAAGCAGGGCCTTTAGAGCTCTCCATTCCGGGACCCATGGCCGCTGGAGGCAGGCGCCGAGTG CAGCCGCGTGGACGCTCGAGTCGTGGCCTGGTGTCCGCACTGGAAGGGATTTGTATCTGTCCAGGAATCCGGACCCCGAGTATCCCAGGAAGCGCGGGCCCGTGGCCTCCAGAGCCGCCCTGGAACGGGCTGCCGCTCCCTACTAGCCGCCAGGGCCTCGGAGCCCCTCCCTGGGTCCCGAGAAGCGACGGGGAAACTTTGGGAGAAACTTTGCCAACTTTGCTTTCGGCGAGGGAGAGGCTGCCCGAATGGCCCGGCCAGCGGCTGGCCAAGAAGCGCGGGGTGGGcgcccagccaggcctgggcaccCGATGCGGCCCGGGCAGGGCTGCCCGGCGGGCCCCTGGCTCCCCGACTCCGTCCCTGCATCGTCCCCACCTGGCCCGAGCCCCTGGGTCTCCAAGCAGCCCGCGTTGCGCAGCGCCCAGAACGGCCTGGATTGGGAAACCTGGCGCTCAGCGCGAGTGA
- the LOC116665753 gene encoding uncharacterized protein LOC116665753 isoform X2, which produces MLVSGSRVDARVVAWCPHWKGFVSVQESGPRVSQEARARGLQSRPGTGCRSLLAARASEPLPGSREATGKLWEKLCQLCFRRGRGCPNGPASGWPRSAGWAPSQAWAPDAARAGLPGGPLAPRLRPCIVPTWPEPLGLQAARVAQRPERPGLGNLALSASEVIFLHLSRIILFHLTRAVSPLPFLCFSLSFCLSHFLYIRFLGHRFLFSFFHSLIGCFLCFPLDHSSVHFSQFCSLPLPLFYVSFFLFLTLTMSLSVALVLSFFPPSLSSLCISFVDFLVCLSGSPLLFLSRICPLPPWICLPGGAPSSSILGDENVVLLDAEARSG; this is translated from the exons ATGCTGGTGTCAGG CAGCCGCGTGGACGCTCGAGTCGTGGCCTGGTGTCCGCACTGGAAGGGATTTGTATCTGTCCAGGAATCCGGACCCCGAGTATCCCAGGAAGCGCGGGCCCGTGGCCTCCAGAGCCGCCCTGGAACGGGCTGCCGCTCCCTACTAGCCGCCAGGGCCTCGGAGCCCCTCCCTGGGTCCCGAGAAGCGACGGGGAAACTTTGGGAGAAACTTTGCCAACTTTGCTTTCGGCGAGGGAGAGGCTGCCCGAATGGCCCGGCCAGCGGCTGGCCAAGAAGCGCGGGGTGGGcgcccagccaggcctgggcaccCGATGCGGCCCGGGCAGGGCTGCCCGGCGGGCCCCTGGCTCCCCGACTCCGTCCCTGCATCGTCCCCACCTGGCCCGAGCCCCTGGGTCTCCAAGCAGCCCGCGTTGCGCAGCGCCCAGAACGGCCTGGATTGGGAAACCTGGCGCTCAGCGCGAGTGAGGTTATTTTTCTTCACCTCTCCAGGATCATCCTTTTCCACCTGACTCGAGCAGTttcacccctccccttcctttgtttttctctatccttctgtctttcccactttCTATATATTCGATTTCTAGGTCATcgatttttattctctttcttccattCCCTCATtggctgttttctttgtttccctctGGACCACTCTTCAGTTCACTTTTCTCAATTttgctccctccctcttccattattttatgtctcttttttcctctttctgaccCTGACTATGTCGCTCTCCGTCGCtctcgttctttctttctttcctccctctctttcatcCTTATGTATTTCTTTCGTCGATTTCTTGGTCTGTCTCTCAGGTtctcctctgctcttcctctccAGGATCTGTCCCCTCCCCCCGTGGATCTGCCTTCCCGGCGGCGCCCCCTCCTCATCCATCTTGGGAGATGAAAATGTCGTTTTATTGGATGCCGAGGCCAGATCTGGGTGA
- the LOC116665753 gene encoding uncharacterized protein LOC116665753 isoform X3 yields MVPTRPLGGAAVALSLPEAHLLSFPARPEVLGLQCGLAIPPLPADAAAHAPTAPSPPRSGYSSRVDARVVAWCPHWKGFVSVQESGPRVSQEARARGLQSRPGTGCRSLLAARASEPLPGSREATGKLWEKLCQLCFRRGRGCPNGPASGWPRSAGWAPSQAWAPDAARAGLPGGPLAPRLRPCIVPTWPEPLGLQAARVAQRPERPGLGNLALSASEDLSPPPVDLPSRRRPLLIHLGR; encoded by the exons ATGGTACCCACGCGTCCCCTCGGGGGCGCCGCTGTAGCCCTAAGCCTCCCCGAGGCCCATCTCCTGTCCTTCCCTGCCAGGCCCGAAGTCCTCGGGCTGCAGTGCGGACTGGCGATCCCTCCGCTTCCTGCAGACGCAGCGGCGCACGCTCCCACTGCTCCCTCCCCCCCGCGCTCGGGTTACAG CAGCCGCGTGGACGCTCGAGTCGTGGCCTGGTGTCCGCACTGGAAGGGATTTGTATCTGTCCAGGAATCCGGACCCCGAGTATCCCAGGAAGCGCGGGCCCGTGGCCTCCAGAGCCGCCCTGGAACGGGCTGCCGCTCCCTACTAGCCGCCAGGGCCTCGGAGCCCCTCCCTGGGTCCCGAGAAGCGACGGGGAAACTTTGGGAGAAACTTTGCCAACTTTGCTTTCGGCGAGGGAGAGGCTGCCCGAATGGCCCGGCCAGCGGCTGGCCAAGAAGCGCGGGGTGGGcgcccagccaggcctgggcaccCGATGCGGCCCGGGCAGGGCTGCCCGGCGGGCCCCTGGCTCCCCGACTCCGTCCCTGCATCGTCCCCACCTGGCCCGAGCCCCTGGGTCTCCAAGCAGCCCGCGTTGCGCAGCGCCCAGAACGGCCTGGATTGGGAAACCTGGCGCTCAGCGCGAGTGAG GATCTGTCCCCTCCCCCCGTGGATCTGCCTTCCCGGCGGCGCCCCCTCCTCATCCATCTTGGGAGATGA
- the LOC116665753 gene encoding uncharacterized protein LOC116665753 isoform X1, with amino-acid sequence MVPTRPLGGAAVALSLPEAHLLSFPARPEVLGLQCGLAIPPLPADAAAHAPTAPSPPRSGYSSRVDARVVAWCPHWKGFVSVQESGPRVSQEARARGLQSRPGTGCRSLLAARASEPLPGSREATGKLWEKLCQLCFRRGRGCPNGPASGWPRSAGWAPSQAWAPDAARAGLPGGPLAPRLRPCIVPTWPEPLGLQAARVAQRPERPGLGNLALSASEVIFLHLSRIILFHLTRAVSPLPFLCFSLSFCLSHFLYIRFLGHRFLFSFFHSLIGCFLCFPLDHSSVHFSQFCSLPLPLFYVSFFLFLTLTMSLSVALVLSFFPPSLSSLCISFVDFLVCLSGSPLLFLSRICPLPPWICLPGGAPSSSILGDENVVLLDAEARSG; translated from the exons ATGGTACCCACGCGTCCCCTCGGGGGCGCCGCTGTAGCCCTAAGCCTCCCCGAGGCCCATCTCCTGTCCTTCCCTGCCAGGCCCGAAGTCCTCGGGCTGCAGTGCGGACTGGCGATCCCTCCGCTTCCTGCAGACGCAGCGGCGCACGCTCCCACTGCTCCCTCCCCCCCGCGCTCGGGTTACAG CAGCCGCGTGGACGCTCGAGTCGTGGCCTGGTGTCCGCACTGGAAGGGATTTGTATCTGTCCAGGAATCCGGACCCCGAGTATCCCAGGAAGCGCGGGCCCGTGGCCTCCAGAGCCGCCCTGGAACGGGCTGCCGCTCCCTACTAGCCGCCAGGGCCTCGGAGCCCCTCCCTGGGTCCCGAGAAGCGACGGGGAAACTTTGGGAGAAACTTTGCCAACTTTGCTTTCGGCGAGGGAGAGGCTGCCCGAATGGCCCGGCCAGCGGCTGGCCAAGAAGCGCGGGGTGGGcgcccagccaggcctgggcaccCGATGCGGCCCGGGCAGGGCTGCCCGGCGGGCCCCTGGCTCCCCGACTCCGTCCCTGCATCGTCCCCACCTGGCCCGAGCCCCTGGGTCTCCAAGCAGCCCGCGTTGCGCAGCGCCCAGAACGGCCTGGATTGGGAAACCTGGCGCTCAGCGCGAGTGAGGTTATTTTTCTTCACCTCTCCAGGATCATCCTTTTCCACCTGACTCGAGCAGTttcacccctccccttcctttgtttttctctatccttctgtctttcccactttCTATATATTCGATTTCTAGGTCATcgatttttattctctttcttccattCCCTCATtggctgttttctttgtttccctctGGACCACTCTTCAGTTCACTTTTCTCAATTttgctccctccctcttccattattttatgtctcttttttcctctttctgaccCTGACTATGTCGCTCTCCGTCGCtctcgttctttctttctttcctccctctctttcatcCTTATGTATTTCTTTCGTCGATTTCTTGGTCTGTCTCTCAGGTtctcctctgctcttcctctccAGGATCTGTCCCCTCCCCCCGTGGATCTGCCTTCCCGGCGGCGCCCCCTCCTCATCCATCTTGGGAGATGAAAATGTCGTTTTATTGGATGCCGAGGCCAGATCTGGGTGA